A portion of the Pagrus major chromosome 8, Pma_NU_1.0 genome contains these proteins:
- the ints14 gene encoding integrator complex subunit 14: protein MPTVVLMDVSLSMTRPVAVDGSEEFQRKNLAVHGLNMLFEHMASNYRLEFTSLMAFSSLWDLLVPFTRDYNTLQEALSNLEDYDKTCVESALQGVSNVVQQEWGSACPCQVVLVTDGSLGIGKGSLRHSLQTLKHRGDDKKFPLPFPFPTKMYIMCVANAEELQMTDAMDNLEELLRLSGGDGQIFTMEGPLCMKSVQAMFGRLIDYAYSPFHAVLHCGNLSSDVQVFPRPEPVVIDEEVEPMPRSVSTDLEIIGFIEIGDISSPPVISRHLVLPIAVNKEVDEVGTGATDELEEEPSASQMAGKSPNFCVLLHGSLKVEGMVALVQLGPEWYGMLYSQADSKKKSNLMLSVFDPGAEPLPWLGKISHLGPISEAAENPYGEDDNKSPFPVQPQVKRSYAQNVTVWIKASGLQTDVQKILRNARKLPDKTQTFYKELNRLRKAALAFGFWELLKGVADLLERECTLLPDSAHPDAAFQLSHAAQQLKLASTGDSQYAAFDHNIAPMHTDFSN from the exons ATGCCTACCGTGGTCTTAATGGACGTGTCTCTGTCCATGACGCGACCAGTGGCGGTGGATGGCAGCGAGGAGTTTCAGAGGAAGAACCTGGCTGTCCACGGACTGAATATGTTGTTTGAACACATGGCCTCAAATTACCGCTTGGAGTTCACATCACTGATGgcattttcttctctctggGACCTTTTGGTGCCTTTCACCAGGGATTACAATACTCTACAG GAGGCTCTGAGCAACCTGGAAGACTATGACAAGACCTGTGTTGAATCAGCTCTTCAAGGAGTCAGCAACGTGGTGCAGCAGGAGTGGGGCAGTGCCTGTCCTTGTCAG GTGGTGCTGGTTACTGATGGATCTCTTGGTATTGGAAAGGGTTCCCTACGTCACTCCCTGCAAACACTGAAGCATCGTGGGGATGACAAGAAGTTCCCActccctttccctttccctaCCAAAATGTACATCATGTGTGTAGCCAATGCAGAGGAG TTACAGATGACTGATGCCATGGACAACTTGGAGGAGCTCCTTCGTCTCAGCGGAGGTGATGGACAGATCTTCACTATGGAGGGACCACTTTGCATGAAGAGTGTACAGGCCATGTTTGG GAGGCTGATTGATTACGCGTACTCTCCCTTCCATGCTGTCCTGCACTGTGGGAACCTGTCCTCAGATGTTCAGGTGTTCCCTCGACCTGAGCCCGTTGTGATAGATGAAGAGGTGGAGCCCATGCCCCGATCAGTCAGCACAG ATTTGGAAATTATTGGCTTCATTGAAATTGGTGACATTTCCAGTCCTCCAGTTATATCCAGACATTTGGTACTTCCTATTGCTGTGAACAAAG AGGTGGATGAAGTTGGCACAGGAGCCACAGATGAGCTTGAGGAGGAACCTTCTGCTAGTCAGATGGCAGGCAAAAGTCCAaacttttgtgtacttttacaTGGCAGTCTTAAAGTTGAGGGCATGGTGGCACTCGTTCAACTGGG GCCGGAGTGGTACGGAATGTTGTATTCTCAAGCAGACAGCAAGAAGAAATCGAACCTGatgttgtctgtgtttgatcCTGGTGCAGAGCCTCTGCCGTGGCTGGGCAAGATCTCACATTTGGGACCAATATCAG AGGCTGCTGAAAATCCCTACGGAGAGGATGACAATAAAAGTCCTTTCCCCGTGCAGCCACAGGTCAAACGAAGCTATGCCCAGAACGTCACTGTGTGGATTAAGGCCAGTGGATTACAG ACTGATGTGCAGAAGATCCTGAGGAATGCAAGAAAACTACCGGATAAAACTCAAACCTTCTATAAG GAGCTGAACCGTCTTCGGAAAGCTGCCTTGGCTTTCGGTTTCTGGGAGCTCCTTAAGGGAGTTGCTGATCTGCTGGAGAGAGAGTGCACCCTGCTCCCAGACTCGGCTCATCCCGATGCAGCTTTCCAGCTCTCCCATGCTGCACAGCAACTCAAACTAGCTAGCACTGGTGACTCCCAGTACGCTGCTTTTGATCACAACATTGCTCCCATGCACACTGACTTCTCAAACTGA
- the ppcdc gene encoding phosphopantothenoylcysteine decarboxylase: protein MQLNGRVSCLKTDLLKSNGTCRVLVGVTGSVAALKLPLLVSQLLQLPGVDVRVVTTEHAKHFYDPAEVSVKIYSDKDEWELWTERSDPVLHIELRRWADLLVVAPLDANTLGKIANGICDNLLTCVVRAWDTSRPLLFCPAMNTAMWHHPITAQQVSKLTEFGYVEIPCVAKKLVCGDEGKGAMAEVSTIVSVVQQCLPKQDESSQTTCTSTS, encoded by the exons ATGCAGCTAAACGGTCGTGTTTCTTGTCTCAAGACTGATTTGTTGAAGTCCAATGGGACATGTCGTGTACTTGTTGGCGTGACTGGAAGTGTTGCAGCCTTGAAACTGCCTCTGTTGGtatcccagctgcttcagctcccTGGG GTGGATGTAAGAGTGGTCACCACAGAGCATGCCAAGCACTTCTATGATCCTGCAGAAGTTTCAGTAAAGATCTACAGTGACAAGGATGAGTGGGAG CTGTGGACTGAGAGATCAGACCCTGTGCTACACATTGAGCTAAGGCGCTGGGCAGATCTACTTGTCGTTGCCCCCCTTGATGCCAACACTCTTGGGAAGATTGCTAATGGCATTTGTGACAATCTGCTG ACATGTGTGGTGAGAGCATGGGATACCAGTcgtcctctcctcttctgcccTGCAATGAATACAGCTATGTGGCATCATCCCATTACTGCCCAGCAGGTATCCAAGCTGACAGAGTTTGGATATGTGGAAATTCCCTGCGTTGCTAAGAAGCTAGTGTGTGGGGACGAAG GTAAAGGGGCCATGGCTGAGGTGTCGACTATTGTCAGTGTCGTCCAACAGTGTCTTCCGAAACAAGATGAGTCATCTCAGACAACATGCACATCAACATCATAG
- the hacd3 gene encoding very-long-chain (3R)-3-hydroxyacyl-CoA dehydratase — protein sequence MTLTPLVYWAQRHEDIYLRVELTDAQNIDVHVHEKVLQFRAQGHGAKGQNEYEFNLEFLSPVKPEVSHKSTQRQVNITVRKEQRGWWERLTAQERKPLFLAPDFDRWLDESDAEMEIREKEEKKNRLRASRHKEEGFVSLKTGFLFVYNLVQFLGFSWIFVNMTVRLFIFGQDSLYDTFHTISDVMFFCQVLAAVEVLNAAFGVVRTGVIPTLIQVVGRNFILFIIFGSLEEMHNRPVVFFVFYLWSAIEIFRYPFYMLGCFNTEWKTLTWLRYTIWIPLYPLGVIAEAVAVIQSIPIFDETKLFSIPLPKAIGTSISFSYFLHIYLVLMFLGLFINFRHLYKQRKRRFRTKKRKAN from the exons ATGACGCTCACGCCTCTCGTTTACTGGGCTCAACGCCATGAAGACATTTACCTGCGAGTGGAGCTGACAGACGCGCAG AATATTGATGTCCATGTACATGAAAAAGTGCTTCAGTTTAGAG CACAGGGCCATGGTGCAAAAGGACAAAATGAATATGAGTTCAACTTGGAGTTTCTTTCACCAGTAAAGCCAGAG GTGAGCCACAAGTCTACACAGCGGCAGGTGAATATTACTGTGCGGAAAGAGCAGCGGGGCTGGTGGGAGAGACTGACCGCACAGGAGCGCAAACCACTCTTCCTGGCTCCTGACTTTGACCGCTGGCTGGACGAGTCAGACGCTGAGATGGAGATCCGGGAAAAG gaggagaaaaagaacagGTTGAGGGCTTCAAGGCACAAAGAGGAAG ggTTTGTCAGCCTGAAAACtggatttttgtttgtgtacaaCCTGGTCCAGTTTCTTGGTTTTTCATGGATCTTTGTCAACATGACAGTGCGGCTCTTTATCTTTGGCCAAG ATTCTCTGTACGACACATTTCACACCATATCGGACGTGATGTTCTTCTGCCAGGTCCTGGCAGCAGTAGAGGTCCTCAACGCTGCCTTTGGTGTAGTCCGAACAGGTGTTATTCCAACTCTTATACAG GTGGTTGGACGGAATTTTATCCTCTTCATCATTTTTGGTAGTTTGGAGGAAATGCACAACCGGCCAGTTGTGTTCTTCGTTTTCTATCTGTGGAGTGCCATTGAGATTTTTAG GTATCCATTTTACATGCTGGGCTGTTTCAATACAGAGTGGAAAACTCTCACATGGCTGCGGTACACCATCTGGATACCACTGTACCCGTTAGGTGTTATCGCTGAAG CTGTTGCTGTCATACAATCCATTCCTATCTTTGACGAGACCAAACTCTTCAGCATTCCTCTGCCAAAAGCCATCGGTACCTCTATCAGCTTCTCTTACTTCCTGCACATCTATCTAGTTCTCATGTTTCTTG GACTTTTTATCAACTTCCGCCATCTTTACAAGCAGAGGAAGAGGCGTTTCCGTACCAAGAAGAGGAAAGCAAATTGA